The DNA segment ctaccctgttttttttctgcatggattttggataggcagtgcgctcgcgagctaccctgatcttctcgctacgtattttggacaAGCAGTGCGCTTGCAAGCaagactgtttttttctgtgtgttttgcacaTACGATGCGCTCGCGCTCTACGATGTTTTATACGTGTGTTTGGAATAGCCAGTGTGGGTCGACGACAGTAgcttgtgatgttttttttgtttaataaaaacgttaatttgagttttagttttaaccgcaataaaaatatttgatttttttacatgCGGCTATTTACATTCCGTATAAGCCCAACAGTATTATAgatttagattttttgtttctcggGGCAACTAGTTTCAAACgagcttttttatatttttatatgcgAGCGGGCGAATCATATTTTTCTGGAATGAAGAGCGGCGGGCGCCCGCTCACTAATGGGAGCGAGCGAACCTTATGATTCCCGCTCTTCTTGCCCATGTCTagtgcacacacatgcacgctcATACCCTTGCGCAGACAgctcagcatatctgtgtaatctacaccatacgaaagcaaaagcttagtgtaacaaagttatgtttaatgcttaacacgttcagatcgatggcaggccccagggactgccagtgaactttccagccTGCGTTCTAGGTGCTGGTGAaacggaaagttgatgaaaatcagcgccgggctgatcgtgtcaatgcgaattagggctcagcgcgttgcacagcaaaccctccagcgtaaactagcgattccttagtcatttttatattgcagtgtttgaactcattgcgattttttggtttgatttgtgaaaatgcaacttcatcgccgcaatgtttgttaacggcatttttaggcgccacaacagctcgcgagcattgaccacacgcgagaaagagatagcgctatggaggaaaaaagcacggacgacggctgacagcgattggccgtctgacgcaccaacacatccaaaccttcgaaagcgcgctcaggcgaggggtatgaggtggagccagggacgggtagctcgacgagctgctcgacaaatttgccgttggagagaaaaggaaggcatgataaaattctcagaacgccataacgccttccgtcgctttgcgcagcgggttccctcgatgaccaaaaaagctTATACCAAccgccgccaggtgcgctagtgaaaatcgaaatgatCAGCGAGTATGATCAATGTAACCAGGCCTTTATAGTTTGACAAACTTaacttttttcatattttaacaaacattttcttaTTATTTAAAGATGTTTTCTTCTACTCTTTTTAGAGGCAAATTCGTCAATAAGTTTTTCTGTTTCCAATTCATTCATCAAATCTTGCTCAATATACAACAACGCATGACTATTCAatcttttttcccccatgGAATTTCGCAAATAAGATTTTACTCGTTTTAACACTGACAACGATCTTTCACCAGATGCATTTGAAACTGGAATTGTTAAAAGTATTTGAAGCAATGTTCCATGTTAGGGAAAGTGCACGACATGTTTTTTGCCACTTCATACATAGCTTGTAAATTCACCTTGCAATCATTTCCATCTGTATCTATTTGACGCGGTTTTGCCAAACCTTCATTATCTttaataaagataaaaaatggtcaaactcgtCTTGCAAATTACTACTATCGATATCATTTTTTATATGCTTCAGACAGTTTGTTTAGAGATTTTTTTCTGGTTTCCTCTGACAAATCccaatcataaaaaaaaaacattgaatggTTCCAGAACTGCCTCGTACTTTTCAGCCCTTTGTGATATATGTGCTTTAACATTATCACATATCACATAGAAAGAATTTACTATAAAGTCTTCCCTAATTGAAAATTCATAACTATTTTCTTGAGATTCATCAAAAAACAATTTTCGTTTACGGGAGCGCCTATCTGTGGTAAAAAATGAAGATATATCAGATACCTCTTTGGCAATGTCttcaaattttgtaaaatgaaCACGAAAATGATCTACAAATTTAACAAGTGACTTCAGTAATTTAACCCCTTTCAATAGTTCACATTCAACCGTCTGCAGTGATTTACTCACAGCATTGATTCTCTGTAGAAGTGTGTTCCAACTAACGGTCATTAGCActgtttcatgttttgccatttatttTAGAAGTGCATTTGCTTCGTCTAATGTCGCATATTTTTCATCTTTATCAGAATAGATTTCTGACAAAGcatctttaatgtttttgaaaCCCTCTTTCAACGCGTGAACAGCATCTGCCCTTGCTGACCATCTGGTTATTGAACATCTTTTTAACAATACGGGTGGCTGAtgcgggtgttttttttttaaattgtcgGTCAAAACTTTCCATCGATGGGTTGAAGAGGAGAAAAATGTATACAACTTTTGCAAAAAGTTAAAATAGTGTACAGCTGTTGTACAATTTTCGGCTGCAAAATTAGCGACTAAATTGAAAGAATGATTAGCACAAGGATTAAATACAGCACTTGCACTATGTTGTTTAATGCGAGCTTGTAGTCCGGAATATTTACCGGCCATGTTGGATGCGTTATTGAATGACTGTCCCCTACAGTTTGAAATATTCAACCCTAAGTTATCTAACTTACCCAATACTTCTTGTACTAGATAAGACGCATTATGTTTGTCAAtcggaataaaaaataaaaaaccttCCTTGACTTTACCACAAGATGCAACAAAACGTATGATGAAAGTTAGTTGATCTATGTGAGCAATGTCTGGTGTGGAATCTACTATTATACTGTAATACTTGGCTAACTTTACTTCTTcgactattttattttttatgctttcacTCATTTTGTCTAGAAACTCGTCGCAAATATGATGCGATAAATAGTTGACTTTGCCACGACCTTGGTTACCATGTTTCTCAAAATGTTCTTTTAAAAAACTGTCATATCCACTCAAATACTCTAGAcaagataaaattatttattccgCTCACTTTGTTCACTTTCGTCGTGTCCTCTAAATGCTATTCCTAATCTACTTAACAATTTTATTGTACTAACTACACGTGTGAGTACTTTTCTCCAATACTCTTCCTCTTTTCTTATGTCTAATTCTAAGTCGGTATCGATTCTATTTAATATATGGGATCTTTTATAAAGAATGCACATTGAACCTATGTGCTCTTTGGATGTTTCATGTGTCGTCAAAAGGCTGGTAATAGATTTCCTGTTTTTTAACCCAGTGACAAATTTAGATGaagaattggaaaaaaaaagtaaacacgGATAGCAATGAACTCATTTTGAAGTATCTCAGAACACAAGCCAAGTTCTCTCTTCGATACCaccgttattttttttttcctgtagAAGTGATCTTTGGCGAGACTGCGATAATAGGGTTGATCGTTAGATGTATAAAGTGTTTTTGAACTTGCAATGTTGCCATAGTTTGAAGGATTCGTTTTAACAATCTTATTGATGAAATCATCCGAAAAGGGACGTTTCCACAATGCAATATCATTAATATTGGACATATTTGTGGACGGACTATCATGTGTTTCCAATGGACTATTCTGTGTTTCATTGGTTTCGAAAagattttgattgttttctaATGTTGAACATTGCTTGGATGTAGACggaaaaacatcattattTTCGTCTGCATTCAAAGATGACTTTGGCAATAGAAACTTGTCTAAggcattttttgctttttaataaattcttcttcttttttaattttctttcgcttttctgCGCCGCTTTGatattgcttcatttttttttattcctattGAGAACGAAACACTAACTTgatttgtaatgttttttttttaatacttacCGTTTCTTCAAATTTacctcaataaaaaaatggtcaTAAAATTGTACACAGAATTTTTTAAACGATGAAGCTtaatataattaataattttaatcccAAATTCGCCAGCACATTCACGCTCCTACACTAATTGTAACGTCTTACTCACCTTGaggtaattttaaatttattaatagtgtatgattaaatttaaaaaaaaatatataaaaaggcaaaaatacaagaaaaaccAAATGTAGCACATGAACTGAGCACCTGTAAGCGAAAGTACGTGAGAACACTTTTGTTTTCAACACATTTAACATATCAAACTTAAACTAATTTGTGAGACCAAAACACAATAAACCGTGcacaacaaatcaaacaacgaACCAAGTTCacataaaatattattgaGCACACGCACCGAGCTAGTGTTAATATGAAATACGCGAGCAAACTTTTCTTTTCAGCACTTGTTACACAACGATTCACTCTTTCGTCTTAAACCCATAAAAATTGCGATCAAACTGAACCTTTTTGCTGCCTTGAACCAACTGAAAATGAATTTACTGTATGGCTGTATACGCAGCTTAAAATTATCAGGAAAAATTTGCCTATGGAGGTTTGGCAAAGTGTATATGTGCTTGTGCTAATCTTTACACGGGAGCCAACGGTTTGAAGCAGAGGTTTTCAACCTAGGAaggaattttgaattttttatcaaaatttcgATAAATATCATGGTATGACACGATCTTTCCCAGCTCATGAGCTTGTGAAAAATGAAAGTGGGAAGTGAAATTATATATGCACCTTACATGGGGAAAAAGCTACAAAAAGGTTGAAAACCACTGGTTTGCAGTGCGTTTTTTTGATCAGccaaaaaacttttgctacctTCCGTCGCGTGTCAGTGctgcagtttttttgttgtgggtGCGAGTAAACCAGAAGGGGCCCCTAACCAGTTAAAACTGGTGGAGAGGATCGTATTGGTAACTTGGAATGAAATTCTAGAGAAATGAAGCGTGTGTCGGGGCCCCCAGCCAGTCAATCGTTGTTTCTTTGGTGGTATAGTGTGACATGCCAGATCAATGTGTGTGCAAATGGATTTGtggtgcaaacaaaaacggttCAACGGTTAcgacagattttttttatgatacggctcgttttttttatgatagcGATCGTAAACTACAGTGGCTTGTGCTTGGTGGAGTTTTGTTGATCGGTGATACCCGGAATCAGAGAACTCCTGGTTTTTGCGGGACCGGATAGCACATACGTAAGTTTAAccaccggggggggggggggggggggggtgtaacgaaaacagaaaacagaaatTTTTAAACTTCGACGGGGCCCCTCTATAGTCGGGGCCCCAGGCGGCCGCCTAGTCcacctaccgttagatccgccgctgcCAGTGCTCATCCCTCTCGTGAAAAGTTTCCCGATAGAAAGCGTGAAAATGGCCTCGAATCAGGACAAGAAAAGTGGCTTGATGTCCCACGCAATTGCCCGGCTCTACAAGCAGCGTCTGGAGGAAGTGGAAAGGGAACTCCTTCTTGCCCAGCAGCCAGAACCTCCGACTGTGGGTAAGTGATCGGTGAACGGTGATTATATGCTGAACGGTGAATATAGCGATCAGTGTTTAACAATGGTTTTCGTGACTATATTTTAGATGTCCGAGCGCGTGATGCTCTGCCAGTGCAGTTTGAAGATGTTCCGATGCCCATGGAAGTGATCGGTAAGTAACGATCGTTATGCTGTATGCTGCTTATGTTGTACTCTCATGTGTATCATGTGTTATGTTGCAGACGATGCTGCTCCGCTTAGCGAAAGCGAGGAGGAAGGTACGACCGACGCAAGCAGCGGCGAGGATACAGACGTGGAGGATATCCAGGTCGAGGTGGAAATGCCAGACCATCCGTACGGAGATCTTTCGTGCGAGGATGGCTTGAGGATGTGGGCCCTGCAAACTGGACAAACTCATCGCAGTTTGAACCTTTTGCTGGGCCATTTGCGACATCACTTCCCCCAGACCAAATTGCCCCGAGATGCACGGACGTTGATGAACACGCATGTGTCCGGAGCACCGGAGACAACCCTTACACCAATCGCAGGTGGGCAGCTGTGGTACCAGGGTGTGGAAAAATGACTGCTTTCATATTGTCGGTAAGCATGTTTTAAATCTCATTTAACTCACAGTGCTCCTGGTCATGTgctcatcttttttttctattccagCGATTGTCAGCCTACCCAGGAGGGGTTCGAGTTGAACATTTTTGTGGTCGGCCTACCCCTGTACAAGAGCAGTCGGACCCAACTTTGGCCGATTCTCATGCAGGCTCATAACGTTCCACATACTCCTGTAATGACGGTTGCGATATTCTGTGGCGAATCAAAACCGTTATTCGTCAAGGATTTTTTGCAGCCGTTTGTGGACGAAATGAACAGACTGTATGTGGCAGGTCTGACAATTAAATCCCGCTCTTACTGGGTGAAAGCGCGTGCAATAATTGCAGATGCTCCGGCACGAGCATTTATTAAAGGTATGTTGATAAAATGCACTATATATAGTCAACGCTTTCATTACGACTAAACCGTTGTAACAAGAAATCTCTTGCAACGGGTTAGCGACTGGAGCGGCTAAAATACGTTTTGCGTTTGTCCACTTAACCTTTACAGTTATTTGCGGTGAAACGAGTTActtctgatttttttgtttaattttttttcaggAGTTAAATCGCATAATGTGTACTGCGCCTGCATGAAGTGCACTATCGTTGGTGAGTTGGATGGACACCGGATGTACTTCCGGTATGGTGAACAATGCCCGCCTCGGAACCACAAGGATTTTTGTGACGACAAATATCCAACACATGTCAACAACCCTACGCCCTTTACGAGTCTGTTAGGTTGCGATATCGTTGACGATTTTGTGTCAGCCGAAGACATGCACCTAATATACAAGGGCGTAGAGGCAAAGTTGCTACATTTGTGGATAAATGACTTTCCTGGCGTACCTTGTTATTTGCCATGTCGCCAGTAACGTGAAGTGTCGGCGTCTATTAAGGCTGCCCTCAAATTACCAACGGCGTCTGTTAAACTGCGCGACCTGCGATACATCCATCTGTGGAAAGCTTCGGAGTACAGGATGTTTCTGCTGGTTGCCGGTTTCATTGTTCTGAAGGATAGACTTAACGATGCAGCGTACCAACACTtcatgttgttgatgatggctGACGTTTATGTCCACCAAATACCATCGCGCTAAATGGGAACTGGCAGATTCATATTTGCATAGGTTTGTGGCAGCCTATGGAGATCTATACTAGTGACGGGTAAAGTtagcaaaaatccggagtcgactccgatccgtctccgataaattcggaatcgactccggaaggcaggtccgcgctgcaatatccggagtcgttcggaatcgtccggagtcgtacgtagtcgcccggagtcgcccggagtcgttcggagtcgtccggagtcgtccggagtcgtccggagtagttcggagtcgttcggagtcgttcggagtcgttcggagtcgtcggagtcgcccggagtcgtccggagtcgcccggagtcggagtcgttcggagtcgttcggagtcgttcggagtcattcggagtcgtccggagtcgcccggagtcggagtcgttcggagtcgttcggagtcgttcggagtcattcggagtcgttcggagtcgtcgactccggacgactccgaacgactccgactccgggcggatctagtggtttcattttgccggagtcggaatcgaactaacaatagtcggagtcggatcggggccgtgggtgcgctccatacagcacatcacaaATCTATACAGCCCGTActtgcaagcgtactgtggagctgtcatcagactgtgggtgccggtgTAAAAAGCTACGAATTGATACCGGACTTaggacttagcacacaaccctgaaggacacctgacgtacaaaaaaactcctcagataagtacgacccagttttaaccctgcaagatcgattacttaagtataaggacagccagctaataatgccatcaccaaaaccaagttcaGATAATTTAGCTAATATTAAAGAGTGAGGTAAGctatcaaatgcagcatgaaagtcagtgtatattgcatcaagttgggtaccgACCTCAAAAGATCTAAACATAATGGACacaaaagacatgagattagttgaggtagacctaccaggcataaacccatgctgtttagggctaatagctGAACTACAACAATGAAATATGGTTGGGaagatacatagctcaaaagttttggctgtggcacaTGTTTGGGTTATtccacgataattagagacAATGCTACGatatccctttttgtgtaccggaaaaaaaaacccaacaggatttccaaagagcaggaaagaccccgagagaaagcgaaaggttgaaaattttagcaagatgtggagcaagcacgtccttacagtttattaaaactgaggcaggaatgccatctggaccaggagtaaaagagatgatggtgatggaatccagaatcaaagtgtatgtagtacaggtggtctcatagcatgtttttataaccaaatttgaatatcactttttgacaagatcagtgaaaacttttgttcaatcAAGTtctctggaggcttgacgaatactctgAAATCTCCTGTTGGGACTGTTTGATAGGAGAGTGCCCAACGACCTGTCATAAACAGAAGGCATCCGAAGATAGCCAGAAAACCCGAACCAATACGAACCAAACTGATCAGGGCAGGGATAAAAAGGAGCGGTAGGGCAACATTCGGGGCTCTTGAACCAATTAGCGGGAAACGGGCAAATAATTCGCGAAAACAGTGAATATTTCGACCGCTCAATATCATCTGCTATTTTATTAATCTACAAAAGTACCATTAATTGTGTTTTGAAGCCAACAGTAGAATTTGATCCATGCAATATTATTGCTAAATATTGCACAATAATGTTAAACGACCAAGGCGATACGCTTTTTATACCATTATACCATTATACATACTTTTATCGAGCCAATTGCTGATGCAggtcccgctgcgcaaattcgagcagttttctgcgtagtttttagcgtcgttttgtgtcaaaaaatacgcaaaaaaatacgctagacttcagccaaaactacgatagccagcgtatttattgcagtttttgaAGGCAcggcgagcgagagagcaaaTGCGAACAAACGGCTATCTCTTTCTACCAATTCAAATTTGGCGCAATGTAATTGTGTTTGTGgataacgataaaaaaaagttacacaCTACAGCGCGCTGTACATATCCATGTATTTAAAAGCCTCAAAAAGGTATTGGTTTATGATAATGGGAAGGAGGAGGACTTTCTGTATTGCACACATGTACTCATTTCGTTCGTTCCACACACTACTACTCCTGGTATTGATATTGTCGCTGTATTGCTAGTGCCGTCTCATATCCGTTCGAGACTTGCGCGTGTGCAGTGGCTAGTTTGCGGGCTGCTTTTtcaaggatttttttttcagcttaATCAGCGcatacacatatatacattggtaagtgtttatttatttattattcgaATTCTTACGTGCCGTGGTTGACTCGATCGCTGGATTGACCTGTCCTCGGTCAACATGTTCCATGCCCGTTCCGATTTGACCGGTTGACCGCGATGGACACGGATGTGTATGAttctaatttaaaatttactcCTTCCTCTAGCTAACCATGAATCCGGAAGGGCACTCGAGTGGAACTGTTCGGTACAGTGCGGCTTATTGGCTGCCGCAGAGCTGTCCCAGCGCCACCTccacatccaccaccaccagcaccacaaccagcaccaccaccaccaccacttctACAACTCGAACCACCGACACCAAGAGCAccataaatattatttcaaacaCCGTTATCCGTCCAGCAAAAACCGTTGCCACAGGGAAGGAGCATAAGGTTATGATACTTACTACGGAACAATTTAGATTGATGCAGAAGCGGTCGATGACTGTGGAGGAAATGGGTCGGGCAGATGGCAAGCTGGCCAAGTACTCCAAACTACCAGAACGTCGGCCTTCTGGTCCGATTGGCCAAAACTCCATTTACCCCGCCATACCATCGTCCATTTCCGTGCGGAAGGTTATGGGAAAGCGCCccgccatcaccaccaccaacaccatcgtccgtaccaccgccaacactaccgccaacaccaccgtccgtaccaccgccaacactaccgccaacaccaccgccaacaccaccgccaacaccaTCGTCCGTACCACTGCCAACAACACCGCcaacgccaccaccaacaccaccgccaacaccaccgccaacaccaccgccaacaccaccaccaacaacaccattCCAGCCTCGCTTCCCGAGAACAAAATTCCGCGCCGCCCTATCGTCGTCCCTGCCAAAGCCGGAGTTCCTGCAACAGTTTCTGCTGTCGTTGCAACGGATGGTCCTGCCGTTGCTCCTCCTCTGACCGATGTGCTGCAGGTGATAACCGAGCTGATAACCACAATAAACCGCCGCTTCGACGAACTCACCGCGAAAATTGTAACCATGAAGAAGGAAGTGACGGTCACCCGGAAGACCGCCATGGCTACCGAAGTAACCTTAAATAAATTGCAGAAGATTGGATGTGCCGATCCAGATGGTTACGCGCTTCCGGCGACGGACGGTTTCACGCTGCAGCCCATACGGTCAGAGGAGAAGCTGAAAAGCATGGAGCATAAGTTGAGTGACAACCAATATGCAAAGAACTGCCTGGCATGGTTGTAGAACGAGGTGATGGCAACGGAACCCACCAAACGGTTGAGGGAGGTGCGGGATATTGTTTTCGACGGTGGTTTTATTTCGCGTTGCCGGTGGTCTCGGCGAAACGCAAAGATAGCGATGGTACATTATCCAAATGTATGCGAGCTATTCCGCAAAGCCGCAGCGACCTGGAAGGCGCCCATCACTACAGCTTAtgttgtggatttttttaaacgcgTGTTGCGGTATCCAGCAAAATCGAAGAATGTAAATAATGAACTAATGCACaatgtaaataataatgataatctAGGTTAGTTTAgtgtaagatttttttttagcgTAGGTAGTCAAGTTAAGTTTAGTTTCGTTTAGTACTTAGTTAgtttagttagttagtttttttgttagttttttagttgaattattataaaattaatatGTTGCTACGTGTGTAGCACTCGATTAAGTGAGTCGCAAACGGTAAAGATAATTTTACAAACTGTTGTTTATTCACGCAGATTTCAAGCAAATTTCAAgcagttttaaaattggtgcTTTCTT comes from the Anopheles coluzzii chromosome 2, AcolN3, whole genome shotgun sequence genome and includes:
- the LOC120952156 gene encoding uncharacterized protein LOC120952156 gives rise to the protein MPMEVIDDAAPLSESEEEGTTDASSGEDTDVEDIQVEVEMPDHPYGDLSCEDGLRMWALQTGQTHRSLNLLLGHLRHHFPQTKLPRDARTLMNTHVSGAPETTLTPIAGGQLWYQGVEK